In Engraulis encrasicolus isolate BLACKSEA-1 chromosome 24, IST_EnEncr_1.0, whole genome shotgun sequence, a single genomic region encodes these proteins:
- the chchd1 gene encoding coiled-coil-helix-coiled-coil-helix domain-containing protein 1, which translates to MASKSVTDVSEKLARLLSRENGKPVLKPNKPLVLKDEVANRKMRKGEATCITEMSILMACWKKNEFNNTLCSGEISKFYTCVEKAQRDAKLKAAQHATQGGRLSPNQANSLLKRFPGIKKEI; encoded by the exons ATGGCGTCCAAAAGTGTCACCGATGTCAGCGAGAAGCTCGCTCGGTTGTTGAGTCGAGAGAATGGCAAGCCTGTCCTCAAGCCAAACAAGCCTCTCGTCCTCAAGGACGAAGTAGCAAATCGCAAAATGCGAAAAGGGG AGGCCACTTGCATCACAGAGATGTCAATACTAATGGCTTGTTGGAAGAAAAATGAGTTCAACAACACCCTCTGCTCCGGTGAGATCAGCAAATTCTACACATGCGTGGAGAAAGCTCAG AGGGATGCCAAGCTAAAAGCAGCCCAGCATGCCACTCAAGGAGGACGCCTCTCCCCTAATCAAGCCAACTCGCTCCTCAAGCGATTCCCAGGAATCAAGAAGGAAATCTAA